One Eurosta solidaginis isolate ZX-2024a chromosome 1, ASM4086904v1, whole genome shotgun sequence genomic window, gtcaaaaattttggattttgtgaTATTGATTTAATTGATGATCCTTCGAAGTTTTTgcaatataattaattaaataccgAATTATATCAGGTAATTATAGTAATTTTGCGTTAAATAAAGTGTAGTGTACTGATATTACATGAAAGTGTTGTGTTTCTGTGGTAAATAGGAAAATGCCGAACAAACGAAAATGCGTCATAGGATGTGGGGAGGGGCAGCATTTCTTTAAGTTTCCCAATTGGGAGAAGGATCAAGAGAGGTAAgttgaagtaaaaataaattttaaaagcaGAAGTTGTGAATTTCCGGCAAAAATAATCAGTTAAAgcagttttaataataataacatttaATATTACTTTATTGCATGCATGGTGTTGCTAGATCTAAAGTAGCCAGAGTACCGAGTACATTTTTATTGCATCTTGTATAGAAACTAATTTCAAATTAGTATTTTAAATAATATGTGCGTTTATTTCTTTGCGTCGAGTATATTAGTCAATTGAATATACTAAAATTGCAATTAATGTATATTATATGAAGATATTCGGTTCCTAAGTATTTTTATGAAATATCTCGTACCTACTAAGtagaaattttgtatttttagtcCTCATCTTTTTCTCAATTGAGTGTAGGAAATATTAGAAATTTCAAAAAGATGAAtctaaatttggtgttttgaaacCCAGTACTTGAGAGGTTTCATATTGTATTTTGCATGAAGATAAGGTTAAATAAGTAGTATTCAGTGTTACTGCATGTCTATTTCATGCCATTGGTTTTAAGTCAGTGCAGTAGCAAATCGAAAAATAAGATTCGGcataataaaaataagtaattccTTTTAACAGTGCgacaataaaatttattaaaaaaaaaaataatagtgcCGTTAGGTTTGCTAACAATATTATTAGGGTATTCTCTCTCTAAAAACCATAGAGTGagattaaaaaaacaaaagagaGATTATTGCCCTTATATTTAGTACAGGAAATTTTTTACGGTTTCGTTTTTCGCTTTAATAATCCCTGTAGATGTATGCTTTGGATGAATCGCTTGGGTGTGGGACATACCAAAACAAAGAATCTCTTTGCATGTAATCGGCACTTCtccaaaaaaatgaaaatggacCGAAAACTATTTCCAGAAGCTGTTCCGGACCAAAATCTGCCAACAAATGTGCCTGATCCCAGTGCTTTGTCTGAAAATATAGATCCTAATTCTATCGTGGAGTTAGGAACTGAGGAGTTTGATCCAATTTTCGATAGTTCACAATTATTTAATGAAGCAAGCAACTTATATTTACTTGCTGCCGTGGCAGAAGAAAGCCAGGAGGAAATAGATTTATTGGAAACCGAAATACAACTTGATAATGATTATTTAGCAATAGAGCCAATGGTTGTACAGAGGGGAAGTCAAACAAATTTAAGCTTAACCTCTGGAGCAGACAGAGAAAAGAGACTCGAGGAACAGAATTTAAAATTGAAGACCGCCCTTGAAGAAAAGGATAGGAATATCATATATTTAAAGTACCAATTAGCAGAGATGGCCACCAAAGTAAACAATTTGAAAAAAGAGTTATCGGATTTGGAGGAGGGTTTCGATTCCGTCCGTAACTTGTGTAGCAATCTTCCTCCGGCTATAAGTTCAGTGGTACAAAATTCCTTTAAAAATGACAGTCGCAACCCAAAAGGTCGTAGATACGACAGTTATTTCAAAACATTGGCTTTAGGTGTATTCTTTATTTCCCCATTAGCTTATAGACACCTTAAGCCTCTCCTCAGGTTTCCAACAGAAAGAACTTTAGAAGAGTTCGTTTCGGAATGGCCACGGGATCCAGGCTGTAGTAATAGTACCCTTAAATGTTTAGAATTAAGAGCCCGTGGCTTTACTCAGAACCAAAAGTTCGTGTCAATTTTGTGCGATGAAATGGCACTAAAGAGCCACATGCAATATCTTCccaaatttgataaaattgtagGTTTAGAGGACTATGGCGATGAGAATCGCACCAGTCGAATAGGTAATAGCGCATTTGCTCTTATGGTCCAAGGTATTGGCGGAGAGCCTTGGTCTCATCCTTTAGCCTATTTTATTGTTCATAACTCTTGCGACGGGGATGTTGTCAAGAAATACATTTTTGAGGACATTACCCAACTGCAAAATATCGGTTTAATACCTTGCCATTTTGTTAGTGATCAGGGATCAAATTTTAAACATTTAGCTAATGCCTTAGGTGTATCTGAAGAACGTCCCTATTTTCAAGTAAATGGCAAGGATATACATTTCTTCAACGACTGTCCCCACTTATTAAAAAATACGCGGAATTGTCTACAAAATTCCAAAAATCGGATAAGTTTTAAGTCTCGCCCTATAAATTGGTCCGATATTGTTCACTTTTAAGGTAAAGACTCCCAGAACCCTATTCGTTGTGCCCCAAAACTGACGGATGCACACATTAATCCCAACAATTTTCAGAAGATGAGCGTTAAGCTAGCTGGCCAGGTTTTCAGCGACACAGTTGCTTCTGGCATGTTTTCCATGTATAGCTCCGGTAGTTTGGCTTCCCCCTCTACAAGCTATTTCAACACCGCGGAATatcttttatttataaataaattatttgataTTTTCAACAGTAGAAATTGTGATGCTATTTTGCCTTGGAAAAAAGTTTTCTCGGCCAGCCCCGAACAAATTGAATTTTTGCGTGAAGCTGTAGGTCTCTTAAAAACCATTAAAGTTTTAGATGAAAATGGGACGGACATAACCAATAAGTTTAGGTATATCAAGGGTTGGATAATAAATATTAGTAGCATGCTCCGACTGTGGCGATTTTTATCACAATCAGGTTTCACTTATCTGCAGACTAGACGTCTTTGTCAAGACagcttggaaaattattttgggCAAATAAGAAGAGGAGGTGGCAGAAGTGTTCGGATAACACCTTATATGTTttgcaatttatttaaaaagtcTTGGGGTTTGCGATACACAAATGTAGTCATTCGTGGTTACTGTGAGCCCGTTTCTCAACATGAAACTTTTTCTCCTGAACAGCTCAATAATATAATGCAAAGTGTGTGCAATGACAATATAGTTCAGGATTTGTCATGGCAGGAGTTTCAAGGTCTTCCCCGACCAGAGCATGCATTTCACAGTCTAAGAGTTCAAGAGCACTCTGATATAGAAGATTTGGAAGTAGAGTTCCTTAAATCAAATGCCCTTGCCTACTTCTGCGGCATCtctatttgaaaattttcaaaacgcATACGTGCTCCCAACCCTTACAGTTTTTAGATGAAAATGACGCTTCATATGATTTATTTTTCATTCAGCAAAGGCAAATCGATAGATGTAATTTAGTTAAGCCACCGCAAGAATTCATGGACTACATTAAAGAGCTAGAAAGTATGTTTCTTAGGGAATTTGATTCGGTTTGCCACAGAATTGGTGTAGGCCAACTTTTATTTGATAAAATGAAACATGTTCGACCCTATCTCTGCTGTGTAAATTGTAAAAGCGACATAGTTCTAGGTTTATTTGTTCGGATTAGAATTTTCTTCCATCTCAAATTTTTTAATAGAGATCTAAGCAACCcagattttaaaaacaaaatattgtgtGTTTCGCACTTGTAGATTTTTTTTCGGCAAATAGTATCAAAATTGTTTTTCCAAGATTCGATTTAAAATTTCCGACAACTATTATCCTTTTAGCTTTCAGTAGTTTACAGTTTTTGTTTAAGCACTCGGGTCAGATTTGGCAAAAATctttgtaaatatgtaaataaaacttataCTTTTAAGCTATTTCATGTGAATGAATTCTGTGATATTTTatgttgtttatttaaattttattttatttattataattcattgaattgtttttattttataacttgattttatttttatttgcattattttgtataattttatgttcgcttttttatgatttttgtacaaatttacgtatatgggtgatataggcctactggggaaccgagcacccaaaactaacttctgTAACGCGCCATATGCATACCTCCGGGGTGCTGTGGAAAGTGCAAAGTAaagctttatttaatttttttgtgttgatTTGAATGATTTTTGCTTTCAAAACATCATTTTAAATATATTGGCATTATCTTTTttgatatattaaattttctgtttgGTTTGTTACTATAATTCTAATAaatctttatatttttcttatatttatctatttatttacttttctacTTACATTATTCAAAACTAaggcatacaaaatttcattattaCGATACCCGTTGAATTCTATAAGGAACTACAAAATCcccaaaatttatcaaaaaatccCCAATTTTACTTTCCTTGGATGTGGCACCAATcaccaatgttataaaaaatgtgcattttgacagcgctctctcgaaacaaagagttgcaaatccattcatctatgattTGGCGCAGCAACACTCATTGTGTGcttcgctcgcaatgttgacgaatgttattagcaagcaacaagcaaagatcgtttgttaatttttcaatgcgcacaagcgaaaaatatttaatgttgaccaacccttttgcgcaaatacaatgtatttaattgtataaaccttttggtTCCCATtttgcgcattaaaaatataataacaaacgatcttgtattgttgcttgctaataagcgaatgaactaaccaaaccgatgcatcaagtgcTGTGCGCGACTATCGCGCTCTCACTTACACATCTGCATTACCAAAATGCCGATGCCTGAACTAAATGCCGATGCCtgtcctaaaggtatgcaattgtgattggggtagtgtcgctcacacatacaagcgcatggggtatgagagaagctatacaaattatacatctgtagttgtagctgagaaatttataactaactaagtaaattctggaagcacctagaagatgccacgaggaaatcacagagtataaaagcatcagcggtagaggcgctatgagcagttttcagttaagcacgctatctgtcgggcaatagatcaatttcatttaagctatcagtcactttggttattaagcaagctagttgcaaagtataagtgttattgtgaagtactttaataaaggccatttttccattattcaatactggagttatttattcaacagtttagtgattcgaagttagcagaagattgcaaataagaggatttgcagtaactTCGTTacgatatgaaaaattttttagtaagtcatgaaaaaaaccttaaaaaaagtcaaaaaaataaaatttcgcaggctcgaaaattatttttttgggtatgtgtagtggacatttttttcctgagcccaaatcctatcgaaaaatcgatggcacgatatcggttaactttcatccatacaaatcgacccaccctaatatacatatattatttctagaaaaaatgttaTGCTTTATATGTAAACACctatgaaatttcaagcttctagttgttaaaatgttGAAGAAATTACGTTAAatcttttatctgaacaatcggttgtatggaatatataatatatatatgaccgatattgacgattttttcagaccatAACGTACCACATCAGTTTAAGCATcttgtgaaatttaaagcttctagctattaaaattaGCAAACAATTACCTTAAACctcctatctgaacaatcagttgtatgggatatacatatgtacattatatATATGACCCAACTTGAAacaattttcagacaacaatgtgcgCCTTATATGAGGAATAAATGACAAAAACCGatctttttcgaaaaatcggttgtatgggggatatatgctatagtggtccgatcctgaaGCTTTACTGCTTCCAAAGTAAATGATTCATGCATTCCCACAGAATGTGTCTGTATGTGTCTCTTTGCATCTTGTTGCACTATACTTGTTGTATACAGAGAGAGGCACTTTGTCCTCTTCGCATGAACTGATTGTTTTGCTCATGTAGGTGAATTATTATGCAACGGGAGGCGTGCGTATCCTGGTGTAAATTCTACTGCGACAGCCCTCAGGTTTAATATCCTTCAAATATGCCGGAATTTTCCGTTCTGTGCATGTCAGGCTAAcactccaactattaggagtgatacttcggtcggatctagaagcagcaagtggcttaagtgctagaaagcttctaatatttgccaagaggacggagttattttataacataggttctcgTCTTTGATAgggttaaacaaacttctggtagcactatggaatcattcagtctatgtgagaccCTCACGGAATGGCCACTTTAACTCAACCTCACCTTTGTAGGAATTTTGAATGCGGAGTTTCAAAGAATTTCATTGTATAATGGCAGTGCCGGAAGATTGCTGCAGTAACATCAGGTATTGTATTCTAAACTCTTCCATATGCATCCCATAGTCCAAACCCCTTTGCAAATAAGTGCTCGTCCTTATTCATCCGCATATGTTGAGTTCAGCAGCGAATCAGCACAAGTTAGTTAACCAAAAAATGTTATAaagtagtttttaatttttataaaattgcaGTTTCTGTTCGGAGGTCACAATAATTGCTTTCATATATTACTTCCCACACACAATCCCTTAAACTAAATCAGTTAAATTATTCAGTTCAACCACAGACAAACAGGTAAAATAAACAGGGTGACAGACCAACCCCAACAAATATAATTGCATGTGAAAAATTACTTTAGAATGATTGAGTTTTTCTGATTTATGCACCcacaaaaaagtgtttttgtttttaatgcgAAAAAATGTGTTTATGCTTTTTACATATCCCCGTTTTGTATTCTTCCTCTACTCATGTACAATTTGGTTTAATTCATTCATTCCAATATACCCTAAGCTTATATATATTTCGAGCCTATGCAGAGTCGGACTATACATACCGCGGCATGGGCAATTACTTAAGGCTTCCGCATCACTGAAAGAACTATATTCAATATTGTTAAAAGCATCACCTAAATATGGGGTCACAAAAATGGCGTCTTTATATGTGTATTTAATCTatcagatccggcagacgttgttctgccctaactttggtctatctgcagaCGTTTTAAGAAGAGTTTATTACTCTCCATCCCCCTTTTTCCTGTTCTTTTATCCATTCCTCCATCTGCCTCTCTCTTTCGATGCGTATCTTTCTGCCGCTACGTCTTTTCCGTCACTTATTTACCGCTCTTTCTCCGTCTCTATTTTATCTTATCTCTAGTTCTTATTCTTCTCAATCCCTTATTCCCAGTTCCAGTTTCAGTCCCAGCCAAaaattcccagtcccagtcctagtcccagtccgagTGAAATCTCCAGTATCTCCCCCAGTCGCAGTCGGTCCCTGCTCCATTTCCCGGAAAACAGtgtcataaatactaatctagaaaaagggctacatatatgtatgtgacccggtggcttatgactcaaaacaagaaattgcgagaaacagctgttaaagataaacaatgcatcccccagcgggttagcttctccaaacccaattgtcaacctcacctatccgcggcaaatcctgtttcactagcagacgaggctctggcgaccccaagctcctcttggaacttggggtggggagggaggtaatggcctgaaggttaaatgtggccacataaatcgttcccgagatggtcgggctagcactttggtggtgctgtggtaccggatcgtacctgatctgtatccggcaagggaccgtcacatcgataacactccccaaagccttcggggagcacccttatcgctacaacaacaataacataaacaatgcatttcttcagtttcttagtcaTAGTCCTTTTTTTtaatcataagccaccttttcataggccgggtcacatataccaaatttcactggtccactttccggaaagcaacttcacaggaacactcttCGGTTTGCCATGAAGCGACCctgcaaattttaataaaatgggGGAGTGGTTTCGGAGTCCCCAAGCTGCACACAAATTTTCATCCTTCTTTATACTATGTATAGAGATAGATTAAATCTCACAAACATTAGCATATCAATACAAACATACCGAAAAACAGagcttttgtttaaaaattttaacaaaatttttaaaatttgtaatgaaAGAATATATTTCAAAAGATGTATGAAGTCTTAACCATAATGTGGCATGaacttggcaacacgcataaatatttacatacattcaagctaatatgaaatgaaaatacacatatacatccatacatagctataaatgtactcccgaagtcaAATAACaccagcgaatgctatgtatgtacgtatgtatgtgatGCATAATGTTCCACTCAATGCAAGTTTCttcgcacagttcacagcgaacaaacacacgcactgcattttttggtaaaaacgttacttttgtttaaacaatttggttcATATTAGAAAGGAATCAAAGAAATCACAGGAGAAATATTCCAATCGATTCATTCGTTTTGAATTtacagctgtgtaaacaaaaaaattatgattttttacaacatttgtgcaatttgccacgcccctttaacatataccttcaaattatatttaaaatatccaTCTCACGCAgttaagctttcaaatgcaaaaaaccgttttaaaatccgAGCATTTTGTGTAAAGTGATGAGCTGTATacgatttatagatagatatgagccgtttattttgaatgtggcataagtcatttcatgtcgtttaggttcagtgataatttgtttgtatctctcctcgcctccagtttgttagagtccaatatccaaaagatgcaattcttattattattttataattgttgaaccatctatatatgcactcgttcaaaaataacaatgcatttaagaccacgagttggaaatgacttatgccactttcaaaataaacggctcatatatagatagatatatgtatatagatatagATGGATTACAATTTTAGTGTCATTTTTATagtcattatttttttttatttgagcatATTACTCATACATCCTATCTTTTATCTCTATCGGCAATGAGCATAGTTCCTGGGACCGTGCATCTCCTGCCAATTCATAACTCGTTGACGTACCAATGACCTTGGAATACATAGGCATGCTTTATATTGCGAATAATGTACTATCTAACACATTTTGGGAAGGAGTAAATATCGTCATCAATGGTCTTGTTCATTGGTGCATTGAGCTCGGCGAGTATGACAAAAGGTTGTCTAATAATAACCCAGGCCATGTGAGACACATTCAAAACATTATTAACCAAAGGgaattttaaccaactaaacacTCAAACAGGGTACAGATATTTTGTCAATATCCAATTACCGCTAACGACCACCTTTATCATAATTCATTGCACTAAAGCTCCCTGTGAGCCTTGGTTTCCTCTACAATAGTATTCAACGTATCCTGATCCATAGACATACTGCGAAAGTTGATCGCTTTCATGCTTCTAAGATCTTCCCCCAAATCGTCTAAGCATCACTTTCGCGGACGCCCTCCTTGCCTTTCGCCTAGCATGCGCGCGTCTAATAATTTGCGTGGCGCTCTTTTATCCATCACCCCGCAAACATGTCCCTGCCATGGAATACGCTGCGATTTTACGAACCTCAATAATATTTTGTTTCGTAGGTATCCGTCTAGCTCACTAATATACATATCTTCTCAACATTTTTCTCTCTAGAATGTTCAATTGATTAGTGGTGTCTGTCTCAATGTCCACGTTTCGCAGCGATACGTTGCTAATAGGCGAATCAATGCTTAATTTTGGTTTTTCTACTCAAGGGCTGCCTTTTCAAGAATTTTATATGTATAGACAAAATGTGCTCTGTTTGCGGTTTGCGTACGGTCATAGATACCGATCGTTGTATCATCTATTCTGCCAGTATCTAGTCCCAGGTATTTGTGTTGATCTACGCTTTCAAATTTATAATCACCGATAATGTGGTTCGGTGCTGTTCTCAATGTGTTTAGTATTACTAGGTTTTTTGTTTCATTGATAGATCAGACGCTTAGCCTTGTGTAAGCGCTTTCGAATGGATTTCTTCTAGGGTGATGCTTCCTAGCGAAGCTAGCTTTTTTGGTGCTTTTAGAAAATCAATAAAGAGGGCATGTAGGTTAATTTTATATTCATAAAACTTTTCAAACATTTGGCAGATTACAGAGTTTTCACCGACCTTTGATTCATGAAATCGCTCTGATTCTCTGCCACTCCTTTTCTTTTTCTGTGCacccttatactgttttcacacagaaacttaatgatctcatttcaccttctaatgaaatcgtaaactTTTTGCTTtcgcacagaagtaactgctcgattagtatgaaggatgaaatgtcaagcgaataaaatgacaatgctatatgaccgacaatcatggcggaacgatacaaggtggcagcatggtgacataactacaaacaaaaaaattccatgtacttgtaaattcgatatacaaatgtcaaaatcgtaccgcGCCGGTAGTTGaagtatcaaatcaaataaaaaaggttataatcagctgttcgatgcgaccaccttgtatcgttccgccatgcagacaatgacatttactttgacaaatgacatttttaagcactgagcaCACAAAAACTAaaaagcggaacgcggccaacagagttgcattgtgcttttgacttcataaagctggagacattggtgctttatcggtaaccgtatcggtaaccttttaacagctgattcgaccaaccttatgagaatcaatgcaatcgattattggtgccgctaaggtcgtaaccgtatcgtagccaaccaattgggttttggtttaccatcgtaacgataaacaactgattacgttagggatacggatacggcgatacgacatacggcaccaatgactccagctttaggcattcgattagctactaatgaaataattatagattcgaattttgtagggaagattgagctcaataaacgtcttaatgtagaaaactgcctttattattcaataagccgtctgtgtgaaaacagtattacatttGCTTAGCTTGGGTATAAACTCCGCTCATTattttccaggcatgcttaaccaacgaaacgatatcatttcgttacgataatcaacgttaataaacgaaacgaagtcatttcgtttcgtttattaacgttaagatcgtcaaattaacgaaatgatttcgtttcgttttctgccatatcaaaacgaaatcaaatcgtttatgttgattattaatttcaaactatgccggcaaagctgattgatggcggagtcattaaaggtgaaagtattaaccaagctgattgcaacttttctcatgaattttgacagtacgaacatttctcagagtatttttgacattaccaccaacgaattacacaaacaaattacatagagtttgtgtgtgtatgtgcgctcgttgttgccaccttacggcttcaccatggctatagcattgccagcacaattcaaacataaagtatcacgttttcgttaacttttttaacgttaacgaaagcttttcgtttcggttaaaaacgagatacaatttatcttgataatttctttatcgataatatttcgaagtgtttcaacggaaacggtggaaattttttgataaacgattagcttaacgttaaggtgcatccctgttatTTTCAGAGTAGTACATTTTCGCGTCATCCGCCCCCAAATTCCAACCATCGTTAACGCTAAAACTTCATCTCCAAATATCTCTAAGACAGTTTCAGgtgcgcagaaaagcatgcaacaATTATTATCATGTGGTCATAGggaataaccgcctaagtcctaTGTAAAAATATGgcagttaggctgttattccttgtGTACTATGGTACTTAGtgttgcatgcttttctgcgcacttgatacagTTTTAGAAATTTTTGACGATACAGTTTTAGCTTTTGCGATAGTTGAAATTTGGGGGCAAGGCTCCCCTGCACATGTTTGctaaaaaatctttagaaaaaggtAGCAAAGAGCGTATGAGTTTTCTCAAAAGGTGGGTACTACTTGAAAATTT contains:
- the LOC137237396 gene encoding uncharacterized protein, with product MDRKLFPEAVPDQNLPTNVPDPSALSENIDPNSIVELGTEEFDPIFDSSQLFNEASNLYLLAAVAEESQEEIDLLETEIQLDNDYLAIEPMVVQRGSQTNLSLTSGADREKRLEEQNLKLKTALEEKDRNIIYLKYQLAEMATKVNNLKKELSDLEEGFDSVRNLCSNLPPAISSVVQNSFKNDSRNPKGRRYDSYFKTLALGVFFISPLAYRHLKPLLRFPTERTLEEFVSEWPRDPGCSNSTLKCLELRARGFTQNQKFVSILCDEMALKSHMQYLPKFDKIVGLEDYGDENRTSRIGNSAFALMVQGIGGEPWSHPLAYFIVHNSCDGDVVKKYIFEDITQLQNIGLIPCHFVSDQGSNFKHLANALGVSEERPYFQVNGKDIHFFNDCPHLLKNTRNCLQNSKNRISFKSRPINWSDIVHF